In Bacillus sp. FJAT-45037, the following are encoded in one genomic region:
- a CDS encoding YjiH family protein — protein sequence MKFWLPSLIGVLLFLVPISVNDKVTIGLGVLADALQGAIAVFIPLIMTSVLCISAIGSLVAKGTNLPWIERSAFLKGLFDVSPVWFILRSIGAVFAVLTLTQVGPEFIWSDFTGGVVLYDLVPVLMVWFLFACLFMPLLLQFGLMDFIGTIVRKIMYPVFKLPGRSSVDALASWMGSGTVGVLLTTQQYESGYYTKREASVVATNFSIASIAFSLVIARFLNIDHMFIQFYFTVIVTGIVAAVICPRIPPLSLKKDSYYEPVGKQIDEVVPEGVSSFQWGVHKAVEKASEVKSYRNVVKSGVKNVIDIWFALIPLVMALGTIALIIAEFTPLFNYLSYPFVPLLQLLQIPEAEAAAPAMIVGFADMFLPAVIGSGIESELTRFVIGVMSLTQLIYMSEIGILLLKSKIPLSLFQLFVIFLQRTIITLPITAAMAHFLFF from the coding sequence ATGAAGTTTTGGTTGCCTTCGTTGATTGGGGTTTTGCTATTCTTAGTACCAATCTCTGTGAATGATAAGGTGACAATTGGATTAGGCGTGCTAGCAGATGCACTGCAGGGGGCCATTGCTGTCTTTATTCCACTCATTATGACGAGTGTGTTATGTATCTCTGCTATTGGTAGTTTAGTAGCAAAGGGGACGAATCTTCCATGGATAGAGAGAAGTGCTTTCTTAAAAGGATTATTTGACGTTTCTCCCGTGTGGTTCATTCTAAGAAGCATTGGTGCAGTTTTTGCCGTGCTAACATTGACACAAGTAGGCCCGGAATTTATATGGTCTGACTTTACCGGCGGAGTCGTTTTGTATGATCTGGTTCCTGTATTAATGGTTTGGTTTTTATTTGCTTGTTTATTTATGCCTCTTTTGCTTCAGTTCGGATTAATGGACTTTATCGGAACAATTGTACGTAAGATTATGTACCCTGTATTCAAATTACCTGGGCGTTCATCTGTGGATGCGCTAGCGTCTTGGATGGGGAGTGGAACAGTTGGCGTATTACTTACCACACAGCAGTATGAATCGGGGTACTACACGAAGCGTGAAGCGTCGGTTGTTGCTACGAATTTTTCGATTGCATCGATTGCCTTCAGTCTGGTTATTGCTAGGTTCTTAAACATCGATCATATGTTTATCCAATTTTATTTCACCGTCATTGTAACAGGGATTGTTGCGGCAGTTATTTGCCCTCGAATTCCTCCTCTTTCCTTAAAGAAGGATTCTTATTATGAGCCGGTTGGGAAACAAATTGATGAAGTAGTACCTGAGGGCGTGTCTAGCTTTCAATGGGGCGTACACAAGGCCGTTGAAAAAGCGAGCGAAGTAAAGAGTTATCGTAATGTAGTAAAGAGCGGTGTTAAAAATGTGATTGATATTTGGTTCGCTTTAATTCCGTTGGTCATGGCGCTTGGTACAATCGCACTGATTATTGCAGAGTTTACGCCACTGTTTAATTATTTGTCTTATCCGTTTGTACCGTTACTTCAGTTGTTGCAAATTCCTGAAGCAGAGGCAGCAGCTCCAGCGATGATCGTTGGTTTTGCTGATATGTTTTTACCAGCTGTTATAGGAAGTGGAATTGAATCAGAGCTGACTCGTTTTGTAATCGGGGTCATGTCCTTAACACAATTAATATACATGTCTGAAATTGGTATTCTATTATTAAAGTCAAAAATTCCGCTTTCTTTGTTTCAATTGTTTGTGATCTTCTTACAAAGAACGATTATTACGTTACCAATCACAGCAGCCATGGCTCATTTTTTGTTTTTTTAA
- a CDS encoding peptide-methionine (S)-S-oxide reductase: MEVVYFAGGCLWGVQAFIKTLPGVTFTEAGRANGASNTLENKYDGYAECVKTEFDSNVVTIKELMDYFFEIIDPYSINQQGDDVGEKYRTGVYSEDHKHLEEARVFINERNDCNRIVVEVVPLTNYVRSAEEHQDRLTKCPSDYCHIPTEILNKYKN; the protein is encoded by the coding sequence ATGGAAGTAGTATATTTTGCAGGTGGATGCCTATGGGGAGTACAAGCATTTATAAAAACTTTACCTGGTGTTACGTTTACAGAAGCAGGAAGAGCTAATGGAGCAAGCAATACACTTGAGAATAAGTATGATGGCTATGCGGAATGCGTAAAAACAGAATTCGATTCAAATGTTGTAACAATTAAAGAGCTAATGGACTACTTCTTTGAAATTATTGATCCGTATAGTATCAACCAACAGGGAGATGATGTTGGGGAAAAATACAGAACTGGCGTGTATAGTGAAGATCATAAACATTTAGAAGAGGCGAGGGTATTTATTAATGAAAGAAATGATTGTAACCGGATAGTTGTTGAAGTAGTACCACTTACAAACTATGTGAGAAGTGCAGAAGAACATCAAGATAGGTTAACTAAATGTCCAAGTGATTATTGTCATATTCCAACAGAGATATTAAATAAATATAAGAATTAA
- a CDS encoding DUF3231 family protein, protein MPERQINLTSAEIASIWTSYMNDSMAKCILGYFLEHVEDEEIRSIVQFSYDLSSAHIDKLTTIFQEEQIPTPTGFTYDDDVNFNAPRMYTDSFKLTYINHMAKVGLLANSGFISMSARNDIRTFFIESIHETTELFARSSNVAISKGTFIRAPYIPYPTETDYIDTKKYLSGLSPFNKHRPLNAIEISHLFLNIQTNLIGSKLATSFAQATSRNNIRKWMLRGRDISQKHIEIFTKILLNNDIIAPMPSDICITDSTTAPFSDKLIMFHMSLLNATGTGNYATAAAVSQRSDLTLNYERLSLEVAQYTKDGADILIDNAWLEQTPGTTDKDQLTKKKDTSS, encoded by the coding sequence ATGCCCGAACGTCAAATAAATTTAACTTCTGCTGAAATTGCATCAATTTGGACTAGCTACATGAATGATAGTATGGCGAAGTGTATTTTAGGTTATTTTCTAGAACATGTAGAAGATGAGGAAATCCGCTCTATTGTTCAATTTTCCTATGACCTTTCGTCTGCTCATATAGACAAACTTACTACCATATTCCAAGAAGAACAAATTCCGACACCAACAGGGTTTACATATGATGATGATGTGAATTTTAATGCACCCCGCATGTATACTGATTCATTTAAGCTTACTTATATCAACCACATGGCTAAAGTTGGATTACTTGCAAATAGTGGATTCATTTCTATGAGTGCTAGAAACGACATTAGAACTTTCTTCATAGAAAGTATCCATGAAACCACTGAGTTATTCGCCCGAAGTTCGAATGTAGCTATTTCAAAAGGGACATTCATTAGGGCCCCTTATATACCATATCCAACTGAGACAGATTATATAGACACAAAGAAATATCTAAGTGGGTTATCTCCTTTTAACAAACACAGACCACTAAATGCAATTGAGATCTCACATTTGTTTTTGAACATTCAAACTAACCTTATTGGGAGTAAACTTGCTACTAGTTTCGCCCAAGCCACATCACGAAATAATATTCGCAAATGGATGTTGAGAGGAAGGGATATATCACAAAAGCATATTGAAATATTTACAAAGATCCTTTTGAATAACGATATAATCGCACCTATGCCGTCAGATATCTGCATAACTGATTCCACCACAGCACCTTTTTCCGACAAATTAATAATGTTTCACATGTCATTATTAAATGCAACAGGAACAGGAAACTACGCCACGGCTGCTGCTGTAAGTCAAAGAAGTGATCTCACTTTAAATTATGAACGCCTATCACTAGAAGTAGCTCAGTATACCAAAGACGGGGCTGATATTTTGATCGATAACGCATGGCTAGAACAAACACCAGGAACAACGGACAAAGACCAATTAACAAAGAAAAAAGATACTTCAAGTTAA
- a CDS encoding glycosyltransferase family 2 protein, giving the protein MAENLLYISLLIIWLMLFYHMFLMQGGYLFSRRYKEINDSCLENTPVQPLVSILIPAHNEEVVIEETIKAMVRLDYPKDKLEIIIINDYSSDLTGTIADDYASEHTFIKVIHNKPPFSGKGKSGALNIGLTDSSGEIIVVYDADNTPEPEAVKKLVLALQHDEKAGAVIGKFRVINHNKNLLTRFINIETITFQWLAQAGRWFWFKMTTIPGTNFAIRRSILEELGGWDIKALSEDTELSIRVYNLGYYIRFIPTAVTWEQEPEIWKVWWKQRTRWASGNIYVLGKYLLRFPQLKHKKVLIDLIYLLLTYFLFFGGVLLSHVIFVTNLFIDLELSIGLVSYVLLVVGFLLFVTEVLLALSMEKNQLNLRNFFTVLLMYFLYAQIWLFLILYSAFKEFKRLIFKQEVKWYKTPRFKKS; this is encoded by the coding sequence TTGGCTGAAAATCTTTTATACATTTCTTTGCTTATTATTTGGCTGATGTTATTTTACCATATGTTCTTAATGCAAGGGGGATATTTATTCTCCCGAAGATATAAAGAAATTAACGATTCATGTTTAGAAAATACACCTGTACAACCTTTAGTTAGTATCCTCATTCCAGCACATAATGAAGAAGTGGTTATCGAAGAGACAATTAAAGCTATGGTACGTTTAGACTATCCAAAGGATAAACTAGAAATTATTATAATCAATGATTATTCGTCTGATTTAACAGGTACGATTGCTGACGATTATGCTAGTGAACATACTTTTATTAAAGTCATTCACAACAAGCCCCCTTTTTCTGGAAAAGGAAAATCAGGGGCATTAAATATAGGACTTACAGATTCTTCAGGTGAAATTATTGTTGTTTATGATGCTGATAATACACCTGAACCAGAGGCAGTAAAAAAATTAGTTCTTGCTCTGCAGCATGATGAAAAAGCTGGTGCAGTTATCGGTAAATTTAGAGTGATCAATCATAATAAAAATTTACTTACTCGATTTATTAATATTGAAACGATTACTTTTCAGTGGTTAGCTCAAGCAGGGAGATGGTTTTGGTTTAAAATGACAACCATTCCGGGTACAAATTTTGCAATAAGAAGATCCATTCTTGAAGAACTAGGGGGCTGGGATATCAAAGCATTGTCGGAAGATACCGAGTTAAGTATAAGAGTCTATAATTTAGGTTATTATATTCGGTTCATTCCCACAGCAGTTACTTGGGAACAAGAACCTGAAATTTGGAAAGTATGGTGGAAACAAAGAACAAGATGGGCAAGTGGTAACATCTATGTACTTGGAAAGTATTTATTGCGATTTCCACAATTAAAGCATAAGAAAGTACTAATTGATTTAATCTACCTGCTATTAACCTATTTCTTGTTTTTTGGTGGAGTCCTACTTTCTCATGTAATTTTTGTGACCAATTTATTTATTGATTTGGAGTTATCAATTGGACTTGTTTCGTATGTATTGTTGGTAGTAGGCTTCTTACTATTTGTTACAGAAGTATTACTAGCGCTAAGCATGGAAAAAAATCAACTAAATCTAAGAAATTTTTTTACTGTATTGCTTATGTATTTCTTATATGCGCAAATTTGGCTATTTTTAATCTTGTATTCCGCGTTCAAGGAGTTTAAGCGCTTAATTTTTAAACAGGAAGTGAAATGGTATAAAACGCCACGTTTCAAAAAATCGTAG
- a CDS encoding DUF2334 domain-containing protein — protein sequence MRRSKRGKLYTIIIIWTIFSLICITNVKADKSLLDNNPKVLVVFSSKSGEVDEHQRMLDMLLGHFTDNIIFKASSQVNEDDLDKVDYLFYYGQQKEVLPRALVDIISNYEGTMVSIGYNADQFEERFAFVEWLSTNAVIEQVTLPNLGKNFPFNPQLIINTNLAVDYETETLLLGKNKNQRFPMFVKNQNNYYFASSLLKPPFSLVFAEVLHEVFVEEPLTNFGEHPGYIRLEDVHPMVDPKEVMAIAEILSEKNIPYMVAVIPVYTNPETKKQYHFSDFPELLKALKFMQDNGGSIVLHGYTHQFRLSETGEGFEFWDVEHNMPIYHEQDAEVIIKIKEDFDTEEEYQQYLSSQKAYERNYIEGRLTRGIQELANYGLYPLAFEAPHYTMSQHGYQVASEYFTTYVGQTQLSDHDWEIMTASPYITHPTFLHGMKLLPETIGYVKPEDPQAIEKMVQSAEDYKFVRNGMVAGFFHPYLGVELFNEFIEEIEKIPDVTWIDLKQIDNRVHTDYVDIRSEEGEIIVDINHSGLFMSSWGYLNYHLKVILTRVLWCLAGIGGLAILTFIFYVIINSKDRAKRGDQVG from the coding sequence GTGAGGAGAAGTAAGAGAGGAAAGCTTTACACCATTATCATTATTTGGACCATCTTTTCACTAATATGTATAACGAATGTAAAAGCAGATAAAAGTTTGTTAGATAATAATCCGAAAGTATTGGTTGTGTTCTCTTCAAAGAGCGGTGAAGTTGATGAACACCAACGAATGTTAGATATGTTACTTGGTCATTTCACAGATAACATCATATTTAAAGCAAGCTCACAAGTGAACGAAGATGACTTGGATAAAGTGGATTATCTATTTTATTATGGTCAACAGAAGGAAGTACTGCCGAGAGCATTGGTAGATATAATTTCAAATTATGAAGGTACTATGGTCTCCATAGGTTACAATGCAGACCAGTTTGAAGAACGTTTTGCTTTTGTTGAATGGCTTTCAACCAATGCAGTCATTGAACAAGTGACTCTGCCTAATTTAGGTAAGAACTTTCCCTTTAATCCTCAATTAATAATAAACACAAACCTTGCAGTAGATTATGAAACAGAAACTTTATTATTAGGAAAAAATAAAAATCAAAGATTCCCTATGTTTGTCAAAAATCAAAATAACTATTATTTTGCTTCCAGTTTACTAAAACCCCCGTTTTCATTAGTTTTTGCAGAAGTACTTCATGAAGTTTTTGTAGAAGAACCTTTGACAAATTTTGGTGAGCACCCGGGTTATATTAGACTTGAAGATGTTCATCCAATGGTAGACCCAAAGGAAGTAATGGCTATCGCTGAAATATTATCAGAGAAAAACATCCCGTATATGGTTGCCGTCATACCTGTATATACAAATCCAGAAACAAAAAAACAATATCATTTTTCAGACTTTCCTGAATTATTAAAAGCGTTGAAATTCATGCAGGATAATGGTGGAAGTATCGTTTTACATGGCTATACTCACCAATTTAGATTAAGTGAAACTGGTGAAGGTTTTGAGTTTTGGGATGTTGAGCATAATATGCCGATTTATCATGAACAGGATGCTGAAGTTATTATAAAAATAAAAGAAGATTTTGATACTGAAGAAGAATATCAGCAATATCTAAGTTCACAAAAAGCATATGAAAGAAATTATATAGAAGGAAGATTAACAAGAGGCATTCAAGAGTTGGCTAACTATGGTTTATACCCTTTAGCTTTTGAAGCTCCTCACTACACCATGTCGCAACATGGCTATCAGGTGGCTTCTGAGTACTTCACGACCTATGTTGGTCAGACGCAATTAAGTGATCATGATTGGGAGATTATGACGGCCTCACCTTATATTACACATCCTACATTCTTACATGGAATGAAGTTATTACCAGAGACAATAGGTTATGTAAAGCCAGAGGACCCACAAGCGATAGAAAAGATGGTACAAAGTGCAGAAGATTATAAATTTGTTAGAAATGGAATGGTAGCAGGATTTTTTCATCCGTACCTTGGAGTAGAGTTGTTTAATGAATTTATTGAGGAGATAGAGAAAATTCCAGATGTGACTTGGATAGATTTGAAACAAATCGACAATAGAGTTCATACAGACTATGTTGATATTCGCTCTGAGGAGGGTGAAATCATTGTAGACATTAATCATAGCGGGCTTTTTATGTCTTCTTGGGGTTACCTCAACTATCATTTAAAGGTGATTCTCACAAGGGTACTATGGTGTCTAGCAGGTATAGGAGGATTGGCCATTTTAACCTTTATCTTCTATGTGATAATCAACAGCAAGGATCGAGCAAAAAGGGGTGATCAAGTTGGCTGA
- a CDS encoding glycoside hydrolase family 113, with protein MTRSIKNLISLSVTVTLVLILWFGHNHLSIDDEYSAQTQSMSGEPVIDTKGDENMTEAFQNISDLEPENESIEQRVDRKYESNEFQAGMNLLVYGHPNISDAKKLFNHLNSLGINSVTITFPFYQKDWQANHVMSDPTITPTISELKSLIQEAHAEELSVMIRPILDEQSLITSGHWRGQIQPTDPKEWFNSYRSLLLKYAELAQSNNVEFFNIGTEFNSLQNRYSDEWVKLIEDLRENYKGELIYSFNWDTVLDISTIEFVQLLDHIGIDAYYPLDAPDGASLETLEKAWGKWISELKTLTNQESIIITEAGMIPVDGAYRQPYAWSIPGGKLDRQAQATYYEATYNALRSVSKGIYWWCVTLDQDPGVIDYSPLNSPTEQVIKQHFLKDFIGE; from the coding sequence GTGACGAGGAGTATTAAAAATCTCATCAGTTTAAGTGTTACTGTAACTTTAGTACTTATACTATGGTTTGGGCATAATCATTTATCAATTGATGATGAGTACAGTGCGCAAACACAATCTATGAGTGGTGAGCCAGTTATAGATACAAAGGGGGATGAAAATATGACAGAAGCATTTCAAAATATAAGTGATCTAGAACCTGAAAACGAATCAATAGAGCAAAGGGTAGATCGTAAATATGAGAGTAATGAATTTCAAGCAGGCATGAATCTATTGGTATATGGTCATCCTAATATTTCCGATGCCAAGAAACTGTTTAACCATTTAAATAGTTTAGGGATAAATAGTGTCACTATTACATTTCCATTTTATCAAAAAGATTGGCAAGCAAATCATGTGATGAGCGATCCTACAATTACACCTACTATTTCTGAATTAAAAAGTTTAATCCAAGAGGCTCATGCAGAAGAATTAAGTGTGATGATTCGACCTATATTAGACGAACAAAGTTTGATCACATCTGGGCATTGGAGAGGACAAATTCAACCAACAGATCCTAAAGAATGGTTTAATAGCTATCGTTCATTATTACTCAAATATGCTGAGTTGGCACAATCTAATAATGTTGAATTTTTTAATATAGGAACAGAGTTTAATTCTCTACAAAATCGATACAGTGATGAGTGGGTTAAACTTATTGAAGATTTACGTGAGAATTATAAAGGAGAATTAATTTATTCATTTAATTGGGATACGGTTCTGGATATTTCAACAATTGAGTTTGTTCAGTTATTAGATCATATAGGGATTGACGCCTATTATCCATTAGATGCTCCTGATGGTGCTAGTTTAGAGACATTAGAAAAAGCGTGGGGTAAATGGATAAGTGAATTGAAAACTTTAACCAATCAAGAATCAATTATAATCACAGAAGCAGGAATGATACCTGTTGATGGAGCCTATCGACAACCGTATGCATGGAGCATACCTGGTGGTAAGCTTGATAGGCAAGCTCAAGCTACTTACTATGAGGCAACATATAACGCCTTACGATCTGTAAGTAAAGGAATATATTGGTGGTGTGTTACATTGGATCAGGATCCGGGAGTAATAGACTATTCCCCGCTTAATTCACCCACAGAACAGGTAATTAAACAACATTTTTTAAAGGATTTTATAGGTGAGTGA
- a CDS encoding DNA-3-methyladenine glycosylase family protein yields MNWMDCQSFIKLYPPREFNFEECLVFLGRSDQDVLHQIKEGCLYKLISLNERLILFKIEYVYDFIKVEFLNNIPFKDTRKEVAEYIWEWFDLNTNLDKFYELADSDNILMDITQKYYGLRMINIHDLFETIVWAILGQQINLTFAYTLKRRFVEQFGQSLTFDSTTFWVFPSLDKIVSLDVQDLRKLQITVKKAEYIIGIAKAMKDGELTKELLIKQQNYHQVKEFLMQFRGVGAWTADYVMMKNLHIKNSFPMADVGLQNALKKLLSYERKPTIKEMKELSVRWEGWQAYATFYLWRSLYD; encoded by the coding sequence ATGAATTGGATGGACTGTCAATCATTTATAAAGCTATATCCTCCTAGGGAATTCAATTTTGAAGAGTGTTTAGTCTTTTTAGGAAGATCTGACCAAGACGTCCTTCACCAAATTAAAGAAGGATGTTTATATAAACTAATAAGTTTGAATGAAAGATTAATCTTATTTAAGATTGAATATGTATATGACTTCATTAAGGTTGAGTTTCTGAACAACATTCCATTTAAAGATACACGAAAAGAAGTGGCAGAATATATATGGGAGTGGTTTGATTTAAACACAAATTTAGATAAATTTTATGAATTGGCCGATTCCGATAATATACTAATGGATATTACTCAAAAATATTACGGATTACGCATGATTAACATTCATGATTTGTTTGAAACTATAGTATGGGCGATTTTAGGTCAACAAATTAATTTAACATTTGCCTACACGTTAAAAAGACGTTTCGTAGAACAATTTGGTCAAAGTCTAACTTTTGATAGTACCACATTTTGGGTATTCCCTTCACTTGATAAAATTGTATCTCTTGATGTGCAGGATTTAAGGAAGCTTCAAATTACAGTTAAGAAAGCGGAATATATCATTGGAATTGCTAAGGCGATGAAAGATGGAGAGTTAACTAAAGAATTATTAATTAAACAACAAAATTATCATCAAGTGAAGGAATTCTTAATGCAATTTCGAGGCGTTGGAGCGTGGACTGCAGATTATGTCATGATGAAAAATTTACATATTAAAAATTCATTTCCAATGGCAGATGTTGGTCTCCAGAATGCTTTAAAGAAATTATTAAGTTATGAGCGTAAACCAACCATTAAAGAAATGAAAGAATTATCGGTAAGATGGGAAGGTTGGCAGGCGTATGCTACCTTTTATCTTTGGAGGTCATTATATGACTGA
- the rlmH gene encoding 23S rRNA (pseudouridine(1915)-N(3))-methyltransferase RlmH — translation MNISVISVGKLKEKYLKQGIEEYKKRLGAYAKVDLIEVADEKAPEHLSPADMEIVKQKEGERILAKIAPDTHVITLEIKGKQLTSEQLAKEIDQLGTYGNSKIAFIIGGSLGLSDEVMQRSNYALSFSKMTLPHQLMRLVLMEQVYRAFRINRGEPYHK, via the coding sequence GTGAATATCTCAGTAATTTCAGTAGGGAAGTTAAAAGAGAAGTATTTAAAACAAGGCATTGAGGAATACAAAAAAAGACTTGGAGCCTACGCGAAGGTTGACTTAATCGAAGTAGCTGATGAAAAAGCACCAGAGCACTTAAGCCCAGCAGATATGGAGATCGTGAAACAAAAAGAAGGAGAGCGCATCCTAGCAAAAATTGCGCCAGATACGCATGTTATCACACTTGAAATCAAAGGTAAACAGCTCACAAGTGAACAATTAGCAAAGGAAATCGATCAACTAGGAACATACGGCAACAGCAAAATCGCCTTCATCATTGGCGGCTCATTAGGATTAAGCGATGAAGTTATGCAACGCAGTAACTATGCTCTTTCCTTCTCAAAAATGACCTTGCCGCATCAACTTATGAGACTTGTGTTGATGGAACAGGTGTATCGAGCGTTTAGGATAAATCGAGGAGAACCGTACCACAAATAG
- a CDS encoding CxxH/CxxC protein: MLYACEEHIELAMDVIVDEHEAAPIIEKTDQETQISTTCSFCEKTAIYSIAK, encoded by the coding sequence ATGTTGTATGCATGCGAAGAACATATTGAACTAGCGATGGACGTCATTGTGGACGAACATGAGGCAGCTCCTATTATCGAAAAAACGGACCAAGAAACACAGATATCCACAACATGTAGTTTCTGCGAAAAAACAGCTATATATTCAATTGCGAAATAA
- a CDS encoding S1C family serine protease, protein MGFYDEHYSQPQTRRKRSNRGGVVAAFAGAVVGGFIVLFSIPTLSNLGVLPYQLGQTDSELVIESEVPEDVQAVNYSVSSDVTQAVDQVSDAVVGVINIQQSNPFQQQGGDEGTGSGVIYKTTGDKAFVVTNHHVIDRANGIEVSLSDGTRVQATLLGSDVITDLAVLEIDSSEVDTVADFGNSDALRVGEPAIAIGNPLGLRFSSSVTQGIISATERSIPVDLTGNGQVDWHAEVLQTDAAINPGNSGGALLNIEGQVIGINSMKIAQSSVEGIGFAIPTSVALPIIEDLERYGEVKRPQLGVGIQSLSEIPSYHWQETLKLPGEVNAGVMVSSIAPMSPAERAGLEQYDVIVAIDGEDIADGHDLRRFLYTEKQIGEEVEVSFYRNGTLQKATVQLAEQQSF, encoded by the coding sequence ATGGGATTTTATGATGAACATTATTCACAACCACAAACGAGAAGAAAACGTTCCAACCGTGGCGGAGTGGTTGCCGCATTTGCCGGGGCTGTTGTCGGAGGATTCATAGTTTTATTTTCTATTCCAACCTTATCAAATCTTGGTGTTCTGCCCTATCAACTCGGTCAAACTGATAGTGAGCTGGTAATTGAGTCTGAGGTGCCAGAGGATGTTCAAGCGGTCAATTACTCAGTTAGTTCTGATGTGACTCAGGCTGTTGATCAAGTATCAGACGCTGTCGTTGGGGTGATTAACATTCAACAATCGAATCCATTTCAACAACAGGGAGGAGACGAAGGCACTGGATCTGGTGTCATTTATAAAACAACAGGAGATAAAGCGTTTGTTGTCACGAACCATCATGTCATTGATCGGGCCAACGGAATCGAAGTGAGCTTATCAGATGGCACACGTGTACAAGCGACGTTACTTGGCTCTGATGTGATTACAGATTTAGCTGTACTTGAGATCGATAGTAGCGAGGTAGATACGGTGGCGGACTTCGGTAATTCAGATGCCTTGCGTGTAGGTGAGCCAGCGATAGCCATCGGGAATCCGTTAGGACTGCGATTCTCGAGCTCGGTGACACAAGGAATCATAAGCGCCACCGAACGCAGCATTCCTGTTGATCTCACAGGAAATGGTCAAGTTGATTGGCATGCAGAAGTGTTGCAAACAGATGCTGCAATCAATCCAGGAAACAGTGGTGGAGCGCTATTAAACATTGAAGGGCAAGTGATTGGAATTAACTCGATGAAAATTGCTCAAAGCTCTGTTGAAGGAATTGGATTTGCCATTCCTACGAGTGTCGCTTTACCAATCATTGAAGATCTAGAACGGTATGGAGAAGTAAAACGCCCACAACTAGGAGTTGGTATTCAATCATTAAGTGAGATCCCTAGCTACCATTGGCAAGAAACACTGAAATTACCTGGTGAAGTGAATGCGGGCGTCATGGTTTCGAGCATTGCCCCGATGTCACCAGCAGAACGAGCTGGCCTTGAACAATATGATGTCATTGTTGCGATTGACGGGGAAGATATCGCCGATGGGCATGATTTAAGAAGATTCCTTTACACAGAAAAGCAGATCGGTGAAGAAGTAGAAGTGAGCTTTTACCGAAATGGAACCCTCCAGAAAGCAACCGTGCAATTAGCGGAACAACAGAGTTTTTAA
- a CDS encoding MBL fold metallo-hydrolase has product MALRFSVLASGSTGNAVYVETNEKRLLIDAGLSGKKMDELFSEVGRNPKDLDGILVSHEHSDHIKGVGIFARKHKVPIYANEKTWAAMEGKIGTISTEQKFIFGTEEVKAFGNLDVESFGVSHDAAEPMFFCFHHEGKKLVLATDMGYVSERIKGTVKGANMYIFESNHDLNMLRMGRYPWNVKRRILSDVGHVCNEDAALALSEVITDQTSRIYLAHLSLDNNMKELARLTVEQVLKEQGMAVGEEFHVFDTDPLTPTPITVV; this is encoded by the coding sequence ATGGCGTTACGTTTTAGTGTGTTGGCAAGTGGAAGTACCGGGAATGCAGTGTATGTCGAAACCAATGAGAAACGACTACTCATTGATGCGGGGTTAAGTGGTAAGAAGATGGATGAACTATTTTCTGAAGTTGGACGAAATCCAAAAGATCTCGACGGAATCCTTGTGAGTCATGAGCATAGTGATCATATTAAAGGAGTCGGAATCTTTGCTAGAAAGCATAAAGTACCGATCTATGCCAATGAAAAAACATGGGCGGCGATGGAAGGTAAGATTGGGACGATTTCAACAGAGCAAAAATTCATTTTTGGTACAGAAGAGGTTAAGGCATTTGGCAACCTCGATGTTGAGTCATTCGGTGTTTCTCATGACGCAGCAGAGCCAATGTTTTTTTGTTTTCATCACGAGGGAAAAAAGCTCGTACTCGCCACAGACATGGGCTATGTGAGTGAAAGAATTAAGGGTACGGTTAAAGGTGCTAACATGTACATTTTTGAATCCAACCATGATTTAAATATGCTCAGGATGGGACGATATCCTTGGAATGTGAAACGAAGAATACTAAGTGATGTAGGCCATGTATGCAATGAAGATGCCGCGCTCGCCCTATCTGAAGTAATCACTGATCAAACGAGCCGCATCTACTTAGCGCATTTAAGTCTAGACAATAACATGAAGGAATTGGCTCGGTTAACTGTTGAGCAAGTGTTGAAAGAACAAGGGATGGCTGTCGGTGAAGAGTTTCATGTTTTTGATACGGATCCACTTACACCAACGCCAATCACAGTCGTGTAA